From the genome of Flavobacteriales bacterium:
AAGAAGAATCAAAGAATAATCAACTTGAAACTCCTGTGGTTTTTATTATAGGGCAAAACGCTGTACCTATTGCGTAACTCTATTTGCCAATAAGGTCGCAAAACCAAAAGCCAAAGTTAGATACCTCCTCCTCGTGCTTTGTGTGGTATGAATCTTTTGAATCGGTTGTCACCTTTGTTTTTTTGTATTCTTTATAGACCTTCTCCCCTATTTCGAAATTAATTGGTTCTTTAAAAATAGGCCCGTCATAAACAAACGAATGGAACTCTCCATTTTCACCACAAGGATCAACAACTTCCGGTAAATCTTTTAAAAAATCATAATCTATTAACCTTCCCGAGAAGCTTTCATCCATGTACTTACTGTTATGACATACGATAACGGATTTATAGCCAAGGTCTATAAATTCCCTTACCAGCTTAACTGTAGGCCTTTTCCATATCGGAAAAACTGCCTCTAATCCAATTTTCGCTAATTGCTTCTCTCTATACTCTTTTAAATCTTCCAAGAAAATATCACCAAAGATGGAATGGGTTACTCCGTCTTTCATTATTTCTTTTAATGCAACAGTCATCAATTCCTCATACTCTTGCATATTGGGAGACTCAGGAAGCTCTAATTTCCGAAGTGGTAATCCAATACTTGCTGCTTGTTTTTCTAACAGATCCACGCGAACTCCATGCATAGATATTCTATCAAAATGAGTATTAACACTTGTAAGCAAAGTAGTTATTTCGAACTCTTCACTCTGCATTAGTTGATGCAAACAAAATGTGGAATCCTTTCCTCCACTCCAATTAAATAGGGCCT
Proteins encoded in this window:
- a CDS encoding diphthine--ammonia ligase; the protein is MKPKALFNWSGGKDSTFCLHQLMQSEEFEITTLLTSVNTHFDRISMHGVRVDLLEKQAASIGLPLRKLELPESPNMQEYEELMTVALKEIMKDGVTHSIFGDIFLEDLKEYREKQLAKIGLEAVFPIWKRPTVKLVREFIDLGYKSVIVCHNSKYMDESFSGRLIDYDFLKDLPEVVDPCGENGEFHSFVYDGPIFKEPINFEIGEKVYKEYKKTKVTTDSKDSYHTKHEEEVSNFGFWFCDLIGK